The window ctgccagtgcGAGCTGTCGGCGTCAAAGGCCCCATGACCGAAGCAGTACTGGCCTAGCTCCGGCGCCTCACCCATCAGAAGTGGAAGAAGAAGCTTTGAAACGACGGTGTACATGGGCGGCGCTCCGTCCAGCTCATGGCCATGGATCTTGTCTAGCTTTCGCACCACACCCAACGCCAGGTGAACCACAGCGTTGCTCCTCGCGTAGTTTGGGAAGATGgctctgccgccactgcggtACACATCCGCAAGCAAGTACCAATCaaactcctccacctcgtcgaGCTTACTCAAAGCCTGATCGCGCCACTGCGCGCTCGCTGCGTACCAACCTACCAGCGACGCCATCTgccgtgccgccgcgcgGGTCTCCTCGAACGCCTGCTTGTGCACTGccagcagctcgcgcagcctcagcagctgctgccgcattGACTCAGATGTGACACGCTGGTCGTACAAGGTGCTGAACAGAACGTCGTTGCGGTCGAGCAAGTTCCACAGAAGAAGGCGCGCGTAGGGGGAGAGGCCTTTGAGGGAGCCGTACGCATCCAGGTGCGTTGTGAGCACCACATACGCGCGGTGCAGTAGCTCATCATCCACCATGAAGTCGTCCGCTGCGAAGGTGGCCGCCTTCTTGGGCAAGGAAAAGATGCGGTACTCGTCCAGCGCTGGTTTGCGTTTCTTCGGCTCCGAAAGCTGGATCACTGTGTTCACCTCGGTATGTGGGTGGAATCggggcagcaccacctcgaACCCGGCACGCTTGCACGAGCCTTCCTCCACCGAGCGCTTGTCGCCCTCGTAGCGCGCCGGCATCGGCATCACGAGCGACGCTCGCTCACTGTACGAGTAGCCCTGCACGTCCTCCTCGAGGAGCACCTCGCCCAAGTAGCTCGCCAGCGGGCCGAACTCGGCCTCCGGGAAGCCCTGCTCCTccaggaggcgctgcagagaCCGACAGAGCACCGCGGCCCCACCATCGGCAGCACCCCTGACGCACCCCTGCAGCATCGCCAAGAAAGCCTCCGTGTACATTTTAAATCTCGTTGCGGACTgcgcgcgctcctcctccgtgaggTGCCGCCTCGCAACAGTCCAAATGACTTCCACGGAGGACGCAAGACTGTCCAGCATAGCGGGCCGCGCCTCCGGTGCCGCCTTGACAAGGGCCAGGCAGGCGCCGTGGATCTCGTGCATCAGACGGTAGAAGAGCACGATGCTCACATCGCTCCAAAGAAAGCTGCCAAAGCTGGTGGCGCCTTCTGACTTTGAGGATGGAGACGGTGGCAGACTTGTCGACATCGCAGCAACGGAGGCACCTACGGTTGACGCAACATCGTCGGccgacgcagccgcggcacTGTCACGGTCACGTTTGCGCGACATGACGCGAAGAAACGCCAACTTAGTGACACTCGCGGTGCTTGTCGCGATGGGGTGCGGTACGTATGTGCGTCTGTATCCTTTGGTGAAGGGCAGAGGGGTGCAGACAGAGGCGCGGGAGACCCCCTTGGAAGCGCTGTGTAGAGTCAAACGAGGTGATGTACTCGAGGTGGCGGCATCGACGCTCTTCTTGACGTCCGCCTTCCTCTGCAGCACACGCCTCGCCTTGTCAGTGAGTGTGGGTGCGCTTCAGCTGAGCTGAGACCGTAGAGGCGCTCGCATCGGAGCGGCGAGAGCGAATAGGGAGGAAAACATGAGAAGTAAaggagaggcgctgcagacgcCATTGCGTTCGACGTAAACCCAGGCGGGGTCTGGTGTACGGTGAGGGCGTGGGTAAAGAGGGAAAATCAGCTTGTTCATTCCTCATCCCCCTTCATCGCCTGTACCACACCTGTTGGTGGCCCTgaatgggggagaggggggggcggggtaCAATCAAAGGCGCCACGTCTTCTCAattgagagagagggacggggCGGGCAGTGACTCTCCGCATGCATCCGTGAGTGGCTCGTTTTAGAGAGGAGTCTTCATGTTCAGCGTTTATGCCACCACAGGAAGCCAACAACAGAAGCTGGGAAGCCCCGCAACGGCCTCACTGGCCCCGGGCGTCGGCTGCTCTGTGGCAGatagagggggggaagacccagtagaggaagaagagcaagccGCAGCAGGGACGGCATCCACGTGTGCACAGATGTCTGCAGCCCTGTGTGCATACGTGTGCAAGGAAGCCCCACCACTCTCGTTCTGCATCATGTAGATCCATGCATGTGCGTCCCTCTCACGTCCAGTATAACAACAGCATAAAAGAGACGAAGGGACGACGAAGAGGGCTCAGATGTAGTCCGGATTAGAGTCCCTCACCTCCTGCACGATCCGCAGTGGCACACCACGGAAGCCGAATTCCTCGGTGATGGCGTTCTTCATcatctcctgcagtgccTTGGGCAACTggttctcctccttctttgTTTGCAGCTGCAAGAGAAAGGTGGGTGGACGGGTGCTGATCTGCGTAATGCGTCCAACCCGTGCGACATGGTACGGTATGATCACGGACTTCTCCAACTTGCGCCAGAACTTGGTCAACTCTGAACGACGCACGCGCTTATTCCACGTGTCGTACAACTCCAGCACCTGGTCCATGAGCAAGGTCAGATTCATGCCAGTGTGCGCGGAGACGACTACAGCACTGCTATACTTCACCTCCTGGACCTGCCGCTTGATCTTGAAGTCGATGGCCTCGGCGGTTGCGCTTTGGTCGAGCACCGCATCCCACTTGTTTGCGCACAGCACAAACGGGCGGCCCTCTTGCGCGACCGTGTGCAGGATGGACATGTCGTACTTGTTCGGATGGCCCTCTGTGGCGTCGAACACCACAATCACCACGTGCGCGTAGCGAATCTCCTTTAACGAGAGGTTGTGGATGCAACTGAGGAACTCACGGTCAGTACGGTACCGCTGGCGCGCCAGCCCGGCTGTGTCGATCAGCTTCAGCTTCTTCCCTTTATAGGTGCAGGGGATTTCGATGGGGTCGCGGGTCGTGTTTGTTGCGTCAGCGGCGCGGTTCCGCTCGTAGCCGAGAAGACGGTTCACAAGGCTTGTCTTGCCGCTATTCGTTCGACCGACGATGGCCACGCGAATGTACTGCTCGGTGCAGTTGCGATCCCGAATCTCCTCCATGGCCGCCTCGTCGCCGCTCATGGCGAGATCTTCGATATCCCAGTCGTTCTCCACTTTGCGCATGGCGTGGATGTGATAGAGTGGCTCGAGCAGGGCTGACAGCATGTCGAGTCCCTCCCGTTTGCGCGCTGAGAATGGAATAGCGTTGCCGAGGCCGAGGTGGTTGTACACGTCCAGCACGAGcgcctcatcctcctccggCACGAGGTCCATTTTGTTGACCAGCAGGCACGCTGGTAGCTTCTTGGCGGCCAGGTACTGGATTAAGTCGTGCTCCTCCGTAGACACGTCCTCATCCACGGCCGTGACGAAGATTGCGGCGTCGGCCGTCTCGACGGTGCGAAATGCCTCCTCGACCAACTTGCCACCAACGAGTCCAGGTGTGTCGATGATGGTGAAGTGCAGGTCGTTCAGCACGGCGTGGGCCTCCACGCAGTCGCGTGTGATGCCGTTGAAGTCCTTCACAATGTTCTTCTTCGCCGGCATCGTGGGGTCCTGGCAGAGCAGATTAAAGAGCGACGACTTTCCGCTATTCATGCGACCGACAATGGCAACGCGAAGACGCTGATCACCCAGCGTCTTGACGACCGGTGTCCAGCCGGCCacgcgccggcgctgctcgTCAGTACGTTTGGCGTCTCCCATGGCGGGGGAGATGTCATTCAATCGGCTTCCCGACCGCTTCATCTCCTCGAGCCAATTAAAGTGAAGACCGCTTCTGATTTGTGTACGCCGGGGTAGCGCATTCACAAACTCCGCGGGTCCCTTCGCCGTCGACGTCGCACTCGTCGCCGCTCCAGCGGAGGAAGTCGAAAGGGACGATGCACGCCGAGTAGACGTTGACGAAAAGCCGCGACAGGCGCTCCCGAGAGAGGCGGATGTCGACATAACGGCAGGGCACGAGCTCACCAGCAGGCGACGTGCACGTGAATCTCCCCACAGTGTGggggaagcgaaagagacgAGACGTCCAAGACGCATTGCAGAGGAGTGACGCGGATTAGCTGAGTGGTTAACCCCCTTTCGTGCGCGAGCTCCTCCCCGCTGGCAAAGACGCTTTGAGTGCCGGCCGTCGGGTGTGACGAATCACGAGCGATGCGACGAGGTGAGTGGAGAGAGGCCCTCCGCCGGAGAGCAGAAgacaaagaagaggggaggagagcacTGATTGTATGttcagagggagagaaaaaatcTGCGCGTGCTCGAGAGCACATCATGTCGTTCCACAGTGCACGCACATTCCACTAGTTGACTCGCACGTGAAAACTCACCGGGTAGCGGGGAGGCTGAGGTGGCAAAGAGTAAAGAAGAATGAACGAGGGAGCGCACAAGTGAAGCGGTGGAGTCCACGCGCCAGTCCTCCCCGTTCCTATTTCAACGACACGCTCCTCTTGCttccgccgctgctcgtTTCCGCCTCGTCCGTAGAGCTAAGCAGGTCACAGCACACTGTCAGCAGCGCatgttgccgctgcttgtTTCGCTACCTCCGACTACTGCACCTCCCCTTGCTCGAGCACACACCAACGCACTCAGGGGCAACACAACGAgggacggagagagaggagtgcaAGAGA is drawn from Leishmania braziliensis MHOM/BR/75/M2904 complete genome, chromosome 26 and contains these coding sequences:
- a CDS encoding putative ras-like small GTPases, producing MKRSGSRLNDISPAMGDAKRTDEQRRRVAGWTPVVKTLGDQRLRVAIVGRMNSGKSSLFNLLCQDPTMPAKKNIVKDFNGITRDCVEAHAVLNDLHFTIIDTPGLVGGKLVEEAFRTVETADAAIFVTAVDEDVSTEEHDLIQYLAAKKLPACLLVNKMDLVPEEDEALVLDVYNHLGLGNAIPFSARKREGLDMLSALLEPLYHIHAMRKVENDWDIEDLAMSGDEAAMEEIRDRNCTEQYIRVAIVGRTNSGKTSLVNRLLGYERNRAADATNTTRDPIEIPCTYKGKKLKLIDTAGLARQRYRTDREFLSCIHNLSLKEIRYAHVVIVVFDATEGHPNKYDMSILHTVAQEGRPFVLCANKWDAVLDQSATAEAIDFKIKRQVQEVKYSSAVVVSAHTGMNLTLLMDQVLELYDTWNKRVRRSELTKFWRKLEKSVIIPYHVARVGRITQISTRPPTFLLQLQTKKEENQLPKALQEMMKNAITEEFGFRGVPLRIVQEVRDSNPDYI